The window CATCTACTACAAAACGGGTCAATTGGACCGGTTATCATAAAATTACTGATGATAACGTGGCAAAGAGATTTACCGTCGCTAATTTGATTGCCGGCGCCGCGTGGTTACCGGCTACTGGCGTGCCTTTTATTTCTGGTTTATAATacagaaaattattttaaattaattagttggGAGACTTGGGacatatattatattgtgtttttttaattttattattatttatttaagtttatatattagaattttattttgtatattaaatgtgatttctttaatttgaatatatgatttatataaataaatgattattgatgacaatatgtatatataactgtttgaagtaattataatttaatctgTCATGTCATGGTTGGCTAAGATTAAGCACTTAATAGGGtaagataattatttatagaaagTCAATGATTTAGAATGTCATGAATACCGtcagtttttatataaattaataattataaggacataatttttataaaaatatttaaaatgtattaatatatattgataaaatatatatttttaaataaaaagtattttaatatttttattaattaatgatttgattgattagaaaatatatgaattatattatttaattatggttGAATATTTGTGAAAAAACTCAACCCAACAAATCAGCTAGTCATtctttatttttggatttagttatttatataatgcatgattattttacatattttattattatttaaattaataaataccttctattttttctctttaagaaaaatataatttccattattattatttaaaaagtttatgtGTAATAAGAGCACattgataaaaatatgatataaggaaaaaaatgacaaaaaaaaaatattaaaataaaatcaagaacaaAAACACATAACCCAAATTATTGATAGATTATTGAGAAGGGACAACATGattatttttcagttttaccaataactcaattttttataactataaacCGAATAAATTTAACTCTTGGGTTAATTTCCCGGGATATAGAAAGTTGTTGCAATCCGCAGCCCTAGTGGTGAATGCTGTGGTTGCTCAAGATGGAACTGGGAATTTTAGAACTGTCAAAGATCGAGGCTCTCGATGTAGAGGCAAATAGAATCGGGAATGAAAGGTTTGTCATAAGAGTAAAAGTCGGGATCTATATGGAGAATTTAGAGATAGtgtcaaaattgaaaaatattatgatgGTTGGCGATAGCTTAAGAAATACCATTATTACGGGCAGTCGGAGCGTAAGAGGAAATTTCACAACTTTCAACTCCGCCGCCACAGTTGGTAagtattcttttttttttaaagtcaaaacaaaatttcaatAACTATTAATTGTAGCGAAAATAGACAAAATTCAATACAATTCATGTGCATAAAATAAACCATACCTTAGAAGCAATCACAATACAACACttagttattatttaattgtcacatcctaaataaagaaaattgcAAATTACTAGGGATTGTTGGTTTATTGTAAACTGCtcaaaattgaaaattgattagttatatatatatatatatatatatatatatatatatatatatatatatatatatatatataattaagactTGTATACATTGActatctttaactaattatataattaagtataaaattaattataagtaaaaaacattataacatgttatatttataaaattaatacattaatttatttaatttataaatataaattcatttttcctttcaaatcataaaattgaaaatatttataaattcgtaaaattacaattattttttttgtgacTAATTTATGAGTCTACATACATCAGactaattaatcttttattaaaatttaaaaagtgttgatataaaatataaatattgagtatttaaatgagtttctttcatatatatatatatatatatatatatatatttatatatatatatatatatataggtttaaTTTTCATGACTTGTTCAAGTTATGATTCTAGTATGAAATGATCGATGAAAATTGTGTCCATCTAATCCAGAAGACTTTATAATATGTTTAAGCGTTTATTTTTCAAATGCCAGATTCCTAAAGATCAAGTCAAAGTTAATAAATGTTGGCAATTGAccaattttcttatattaattattttgtttttaaattctGTTATATATGTTTCCACGCTATAAACAATAATTTctcattatataattaaaacatgacTTTTTTTCTTAATGGTTTTAGATTCGATTCATAATAACAACGTTTTATGGGATGTTTTGTTggaaaaaaacaacaaaaaagttttattttacatggctatatatatattaacttgattaataattgttaatgaGACATTGATTTGCTACTTTAAATTCAGCTGTTGTTGGACAAGGTTTCATTGGCCGAGGAATAACATTTCGAAACACAGCCGGTCCACAAAACCACCAAGCAGTAGCACTTCGATCAGGCTCCGACTTCTCGGTGTTCTATAGGTGTGGTTTCGAGGGCTATCAAGACACGCTTTACGTCCACTCACAAAGACAATTTTTCAAAGAATGTTATATTTATGGAACAATTGATTTTATCTTCGGAAATGCTGCCGTAGTTTTCCCAAACTGCATGATTTATGCCCGAAGGCCCATGGCACAACAAAATAATGTGGTTACAGCCCAAGGTAGGACTGACCCAAACCAAAACACCTGAATCTTGATCCAAAATTCTCGCATAATGGCAGCGTCTGATCTGACCCCTGAGCTAGGTCAATTCAAGACATTCTTAGCTAGGGCGACCATGGAAATAGTATTCTCGAACCGTTTATATTAGGATTAATATAGATAACTTGGTTGATCCGGCAGGATGGCTAGAATGGGATGGGGATTTGGCACTCGATACACTTTATTATGGATAGTATaagaattttgtttttggttcaTCAGCTGACGGTAGAGTGAATTAAGTGGAAGGGTTATCGAGTTATAACTACTTAACTAGCGATGTTGAGGCCTCGAAATTTACTGTCGATAACTTCATAGCGGGACAGTTATGGTTACCGGCTACTAATGTGCCATTTACttgaaaatatacaaattatataattttgtaaaataagacAATTAGTTTCATTGATGCATGACGTTCATTTAAAGTTGATCAGTAATTATGGTGTATCATGAGAATGTTACATATCTCCTTttgttcttatattttaaatgatgtttTTGTGTGTTCATTCtattaaggtttttttttttgtaacatgCATTGTTTATGCATTTTGGGATGTATAGGTAGCATACTTGCATTACAATAATTAAGGATCTAAAGTATAAccaacttttaaattttattattttacatttaaatgaGATAATTCCGTTAGGGAGAGATTCAATCCAGCTGaaagaattaaatttatttcttactTGAATagaaataagtatttttttttcttattttttatatttttcgtTTCATTCAAGTTTTTCGTTAAACTTAAACgactttttttcaattttaatatatatttatttattttctaaaaacaaagaatatttgaatataaatcGTGTGTCAAACCAAATTTAGACAGGAATGGAGATTATCGTACTTAAGGACGATAATTTGAAATCGTTCCACGGTAACTGAACCAAATTGTCTTATTTGGAGCGGTTTTTCCTCGATTTGACCGATAGTTGATTGGGAATGGGGTgaagatgatatttgtgtccctcCCGTCCCGACCTGTCCCGATCATACCCCGAacaatataaatacaattaaatatataaaataatccatacatttatttattcattatattttgtaagagttttaaatttatatttttataataatataaatttttaatatattaccatatattatattaaaaaatccgtttatataattttattatatacttatttttttttacagaatATGCTATAAACAGTGTCATGTGATGATTCCAAAAAATTGAACAGGACGGAGACGGGGATGGTAGTACAAAAGTTTCCGAAGTAAGAACATGATGGAGATGATAAATACAGTTCCGTCTCGAACCGCCCCATTACTATCCCTaatcatattaaataataataataataaatgtgaatatatatatatatatatatatatatatatatatatatataatttattattaataaactaaaGTCAATTTGGGTTTTGTTAGGTCCTATAGATCCAGATCTGATACATTAATTACTTATTAGGAAATCTATATTTAACTAGCATAATAATACTTGCTAGCTTGGGGAGGGAGTTCTTGACTTtcactaaattatcaaaatggTGAGccaaacctaacttaaatactAAACtccctttaaaaaaaattggtttaagTTAACAAactagaatattatttttttaataacttttagcgatatattattcaatatctcgaattttcttaaatacaaaaataaaatcgttTAAGATACATGTCCGATTAAAActcaatatatacatattaacgttaatacatatatatctaaCACACTTGTTTACAAACCAGCTAAACATTGAACTACATCATGAACATGAgaaaatatatgtatgtttaaaaaataaatgacctTTGGATGAGCCAAAGTGTCAACCATTTCTAACTTAATTGCATGCACCGATCAGTTTCATATTAGGAGACttaatattcaataatttaaattatttatattcccattaaaaggaaaaaagtattaataattgATCATTAAAGGCTAGAATATTAGTTACTCCCAATTGGTTTCATTGCATGCATGAGCACGTTCATGCATGACCAATTGAGATAACGTTAACAAGCAATGCAAAGTCAAAATTAATGTCTgccaaaaatcatttttttttgtcttacaAATGTGACAATTTGTATTATTTCTCCATTAATTATTACACCGCTCTCCCTGCCCATCTGTTATCATCTCATTACAATTATTTCAAGTCAATTCTTTCTTCCATTATTTAAGTTGTATGATTATGAAGAGTTAATTTATCCTTCACACACAATTCTCATCTATCAATGACTTATCTCAACCTAATTCAATGTTTTTCTCTAGTTCTTCTCTTTTTAGCCACGTTAATTGGCGCCACCACGAGCGATATTAGCTGGTGGTGCAACCAGACACCGTACCCTAAACAATGCATCGACTTCATGTCTGCCCATAGGGGTTCCGTGAATTTGGTACCACATCGCAAGTCAGAGTTCGTGAAAATGGCTGCCCGAGTTGCGGCCGACCGAGCCTATGTTACGATGGCTCATATCCACGGGCTCGGGTCGAAGTGTCGCAACAAGCGTGAATTGTCTGCATGGGCTGATTGTCTAAAGCTTTATCAAACTAGTGTCATCCAAATCAACTCGACCATCGACCCCACTATCAAGAAGACACCAACCGACATCGAGACGTGGCTTAGCGCTGCGTTGACTAATATCGTAACTTGTCGAAACGGGTTCGTTGAGCTTGGGGAAACCGGTAATATTCTTCCGCTTGCTAGTGACAATAATGTGACTAAGCTTGTAAGCAATACCCTAGCACTAGCTAATAACTCGACAGGGAATCAAACCTCCTCTTCGAGTGGTGACGAATTTCCAACGTGGGTTACGCCTGGAGATCGAAAGTTGTTGCAATCATCTGCTTCTCCGGTTCCAAATCTCGTGGTGGCGAAAGATGGTTCGGGTAATTTTAATACCATTAAGGCTGCTTTGGATGCGGCGGCAACAAGAAACGGGAATGGGAGGTTTGTTATAAGGATAAAACCGGGGGTTTATGCCGAGAATGTTGATATAGGATCgaacttgaaaaatattatgCTGCTAGGAGATAGTCTTAGAACAACTATAATCACCGGAAGTAGAAGTGTGGACGGGGGTTTCACCACTTTCAACTCTGCCACCGTTGGTAAGCAACTAAGCATGTATGATGTATcaactatttataataaaactcATTTACAATTAAATCACTTACTATCATCCCCATTTTGTGCGGTTATTCCAGCTGTTGTAGGAACGGGTTTTATCGCACAAGGCATAACATTCCAAAACACAGCAGGCCCGCAAAACCATCAGGCAGTGGCGTTGCGATCAGGAGCCGACCTCTCAGTGTTCTATCGATGCTCGTTCGAAGGATATCAAGACACCCTATACGTCCACTCGCAAAGGCAATTCTACAGAGAATGTTACATTTACGGCACGGTTGACTTTATTTTCGGTAATGCAGCCGTAGTTTTTCAAAACTGCATGATCTACGCTCGAAAACCATTGGCTCAACAAAAGAACACGGTGACAGCTCAAGGCCGAACCGACCCAAACCAGAACACTGGCATATCTATTCACAATTCTCGAATCATGGCCGCGCCCGACCTAGTGCCTGTGGTTGGTTCATTTCAAACATTCTTAGGGCGGCCGTGGAAGCAATATTCTAGGACTATATTATTGCAATGTTTTTTGGACAGTTTGGTCGATCCAGCTGGATGGTTGGCATGGGATGGAAATTTTGCATTGAATACGTTGGATTATGGGGAGTATAAGAATTTTGGACCGGGTTCTTCAACAAGTAGACGGGTGAATTGGGCCGGTTATGAAGTTATAACAAATGTTAGTAAGGCTTCACAGTTTACTGTGGCTAATTTTATTGCTGGTCAGTCATGGCTACCTGCTACTAACGTGCCGTTTACTTCAGGCCTCTAATTTCTCtctttgattattattattattatttaattttccctagtataataatattagtatGATTAATAAAAGGTGATTAGTTTCACAAAAATCTTCTACTTGAATCTAATTAAGTAAGCttataacataaatattcttaataaatgaaagaaaatacataacaattaaatgatttcaaaatatatgaatactTTCATTGATATTtgaatgtaaaataaaaataaatagtattagtaatattataaaaaaaaatcaaataacaaaaaatgaaacaatatgatttactcaaaataaaattaattaaattataatgtacTAACTATACCGAATTATCTtgaataattattcttttaataaataaaaaattatttgaaattattattgtttagtgttttaaaattaattttatttaattaataacaaaattttaaaattataaattattaaattaagtttttcaaagaaaaataacaaCCAAAATAAGGTCAGAATATAGGGTAAACCGATCAtagatcaaatatattatttggttattttttaaaccttgattataattattttattgagaaaaaatCATTGAAAATAGAGAGATAGGTAGTATATTTCTCCAAAAATCTTGGGATTATAAGCAGcaaaattattcataattaagaaatgaaagaaaatattgaaatattaaatgtatagaaaatattgaaatattaacaataaaccTTAATGATTCAGCTTGTGTTACGATAAAGgtctaattctaattcttatgtttgttagacactttaatattaagaattgaaattggaattagaattccaatggaattcaatatagtgtaatttgatagttctcaatttcaatctttttaggtcggaattataattctaaattaacacgtttttcatgtttttgacatatttaacacgtttttcacacattaaacacgtttttcacacgtttaatatattttcacattttgacacgtttaacacgtttttggcacgtttaacacgtttttgacacatttaacacgttttttacgtcatcgacacgtttaacacgtttttgacacgtttaacatgattttcacgtttttaatacgtttaacacgttttgacacatttaacacgtttttcacgtccttgacacgtttaacattgacacatttaacacgtttttcacatcattgacacgtttaacacgtcctttacacgtttaacacgtttaacacgttttgacacgtttaacaagtttttggcacgtttaacacgttttgacacatttaacacgtttttcacgtccttgacacgtttaacacgtttttgacacatttaacacatttttcgcgtccttgacacgtttaacacgtccttgacacgtttaacacatttttgacacgtttaacattattttcacgtttttaacacgtttaacatgtttttgacacgtttaacacgtttttggcatgtttaacacgtttaacacgttttgaaacatttaacacatttttcacgtttttgatacatttaacacgtttttgacacatttaacatgattttcacgtttttaacacgtttaacacgtttttgacacgtttaacacgctttttacattttggcacattttacatgttttggcacgtttaacaagtttttcacatgtttggaatatttaac is drawn from Impatiens glandulifera chromosome 3, dImpGla2.1, whole genome shotgun sequence and contains these coding sequences:
- the LOC124929789 gene encoding pectinesterase-like, which encodes MTYLNLIQCFSLVLLFLATLIGATTSDISWWCNQTPYPKQCIDFMSAHRGSVNLVPHRKSEFVKMAARVAADRAYVTMAHIHGLGSKCRNKRELSAWADCLKLYQTSVIQINSTIDPTIKKTPTDIETWLSAALTNIVTCRNGFVELGETGNILPLASDNNVTKLVSNTLALANNSTGNQTSSSSGDEFPTWVTPGDRKLLQSSASPVPNLVVAKDGSGNFNTIKAALDAAATRNGNGRFVIRIKPGVYAENVDIGSNLKNIMLLGDSLRTTIITGSRSVDGGFTTFNSATVAVVGTGFIAQGITFQNTAGPQNHQAVALRSGADLSVFYRCSFEGYQDTLYVHSQRQFYRECYIYGTVDFIFGNAAVVFQNCMIYARKPLAQQKNTVTAQGRTDPNQNTGISIHNSRIMAAPDLVPVVGSFQTFLGRPWKQYSRTILLQCFLDSLVDPAGWLAWDGNFALNTLDYGEYKNFGPGSSTSRRVNWAGYEVITNVSKASQFTVANFIAGQSWLPATNVPFTSGL